One genomic window of Sphingopyxis sp. OPL5 includes the following:
- a CDS encoding class II glutamine amidotransferase — translation MCRAMMYLGERVTLDDLLFKPDSSLVNQAYMPKMLHMLNLAGFGMMAWDAASHAPHEPHRYRSPSLPIFDGNLKSLAIKTRAECVIAHVRGVAYSTTVKVSEQNTHPFHFPGAAVAMAHNGDIYRIGEMKGMLMADIAPELLAQISGSTDSEWVYALLLSQLPDWRVEPEGDTLIAAVQATVDILERARRHHGIAISSSCNLFLTTGRQILGLRHCFDFGHYRTGSPDQVHEANMNFLSMWFTTGRDYGLHDGEWQMVGGEEEPRAIIVASEPLSSNSATWMPVPEYAMLHAEMHGDRPKFRVVPLAR, via the coding sequence ATGTGCCGGGCGATGATGTATCTGGGCGAGCGGGTCACGCTCGACGACCTGCTGTTCAAGCCCGATAGCAGCCTCGTCAATCAGGCCTATATGCCCAAGATGCTGCACATGCTGAACCTCGCGGGGTTCGGGATGATGGCGTGGGACGCCGCGTCGCACGCCCCGCACGAGCCGCACCGCTACCGCTCGCCGTCGCTGCCGATCTTCGACGGCAACCTCAAATCGCTGGCGATCAAGACCCGCGCCGAATGCGTGATCGCGCATGTCCGCGGCGTCGCTTACTCGACGACGGTCAAGGTCAGCGAGCAGAACACCCACCCCTTCCACTTCCCCGGCGCCGCGGTCGCGATGGCGCATAATGGCGACATCTATCGCATCGGCGAGATGAAGGGGATGCTGATGGCCGACATCGCCCCCGAACTGCTCGCGCAGATATCGGGATCGACCGACAGCGAATGGGTCTATGCGCTCTTGCTCTCGCAGCTTCCCGACTGGCGCGTCGAGCCCGAGGGCGACACGCTGATCGCGGCGGTTCAGGCGACCGTCGATATCCTCGAGCGCGCGCGGCGCCACCATGGCATCGCCATCTCGTCGAGCTGCAACCTGTTCCTGACCACCGGGCGCCAGATCCTTGGCCTGCGCCACTGTTTCGACTTCGGCCATTACCGGACCGGGTCGCCCGACCAGGTGCATGAGGCGAACATGAATTTCCTGTCGATGTGGTTCACCACCGGCCGCGATTACGGCCTGCACGACGGCGAGTGGCAGATGGTCGGCGGCGAAGAGGAGCCGCGCGCGATCATCGTCGCGTCCGAGCCGCTGTCGTCGAACAGCGCGACATGGATGCCGGTGCCCGAATATGCGATGCTCCACGCCGAAATGCACGGCGACCGGCCGAAATTCCGGGTGGTGCCGCTGGCGCGGTAG
- a CDS encoding DUF1501 domain-containing protein: MILTRRTVIAAGIGAAVFPAMAFAAAPTDRRLIFVIQRGAADGLAIAAPTGDPAFAGVRAALVEEAATGARLDGLFTLHPALESAAALFAAREAHVAHAVATVYRDRSHFDGQNMLESGGTRPYGRADGWMNRMLSLLPADGRSALAVAPSVPLALRGALPVATYVPSRLPQANADLIARLSALYEKDALLHPLWESAIRTQELAGEIGGNNGRNGADLGRLAASLMLPADGARVMMVETGAWDTHSAQRSRITAQLRGLDQLVGALKAGLGPAWKDTLVIVATEFGRTVAINGSGGTDHGTGSAALLFGGRLAKGGTIAADWPGLGTAALLDGRDLKPTRGLESMIADAVAHHYALDPIEVKRTLYPGVLA, from the coding sequence ATGATCCTGACCCGCCGCACCGTCATCGCCGCCGGCATCGGCGCCGCCGTCTTCCCGGCAATGGCGTTCGCCGCCGCGCCCACCGACCGGCGGCTGATCTTCGTCATCCAGCGCGGCGCCGCCGACGGGCTGGCGATCGCGGCGCCGACCGGCGACCCGGCCTTCGCCGGGGTCCGCGCCGCGCTGGTCGAGGAAGCCGCGACCGGCGCGCGACTCGACGGCCTGTTCACGCTGCATCCCGCACTCGAAAGCGCCGCCGCGCTGTTCGCGGCGCGCGAGGCGCATGTCGCGCATGCGGTCGCGACCGTCTATCGCGACCGGTCGCATTTCGACGGACAGAATATGCTCGAAAGCGGCGGTACGCGCCCCTATGGCCGCGCGGACGGCTGGATGAACCGGATGCTGTCGCTGCTGCCGGCGGACGGGCGCAGCGCGCTCGCGGTGGCCCCGTCGGTCCCGCTCGCCCTGCGCGGCGCCCTGCCCGTCGCCACCTACGTCCCCAGCCGCCTGCCGCAGGCCAATGCCGACCTGATCGCGCGGCTGTCGGCGCTCTACGAAAAGGACGCGCTGCTGCACCCCTTGTGGGAAAGCGCGATCCGCACGCAGGAGTTGGCGGGCGAGATCGGCGGCAACAACGGCCGCAACGGCGCCGACCTCGGCCGGCTCGCCGCCTCGCTGATGCTGCCCGCCGACGGCGCGCGGGTGATGATGGTCGAAACCGGCGCCTGGGACACGCACAGCGCCCAGCGCAGCCGCATCACGGCGCAGTTGCGCGGGCTCGATCAGCTGGTCGGCGCGCTGAAGGCGGGGCTGGGGCCGGCGTGGAAGGACACGCTGGTCATTGTCGCCACCGAATTCGGCCGCACCGTCGCGATTAACGGCAGCGGCGGCACCGACCATGGCACCGGATCGGCGGCTTTGCTCTTCGGCGGCCGGCTGGCGAAGGGCGGCACGATCGCGGCCGACTGGCCCGGGCTGGGCACGGCGGCGCTGCTCGACGGGCGCGACCTCAAACCGACGCGCGGCCTCGAAAGCATGATCGCCGACGCCGTCGCGCATCATTATGCGCTCGACCCGATAGAGGTGAAGCGGACGCTCTATCCTGGGGTGCTGGCCTGA
- a CDS encoding DUF1800 family protein — protein sequence MAIDYLAANRFGLGHHPDDAVSTSARAAQAALERQLGAFEPSPQAIAALPGPREIAETYILFREQGDAMAGKAGAATTADERGREPAARREAREAIRLFYIDAAAARFAAAVASPTPFAERLVHFWANHFAISTEKQFVSGLAGNYEFGAIRPHIMGRFSDLLIAAIRHPAMQLYLDQVLSAGPDSPFAVRQSRPRGRPGLNENLAREILELHTLGVRSGYTQADVTAFARALTGLSVAGLGRGALRQLVPDGSQPGDSIYIAERHQPGEQMILGRRYPDTGPQQAEAVLRDLAAHPATARHIATRLARHFTADDPPPPLVDRLAADFLRSGGDLPSLYRTLIASPEPWQGGPAMFKSPWDWAVSMARGLPVPMFGERQNVPDLLGQLGQQIWRPESPAGFGDTVATWAGSGGLMQRVDLASRITARIGDRVDARTLAPQILGDALTADLAGAIAGADSPAQGLAMLFASPAFLRR from the coding sequence ATGGCGATCGACTATCTTGCCGCCAACCGCTTCGGGCTCGGCCACCATCCCGATGACGCGGTGTCGACCTCGGCGCGCGCGGCACAGGCGGCGCTGGAGCGGCAACTGGGCGCCTTCGAGCCGTCGCCGCAAGCCATCGCGGCACTCCCCGGCCCCCGCGAGATCGCCGAGACCTACATCCTCTTTCGCGAGCAGGGCGACGCGATGGCGGGCAAGGCCGGCGCGGCGACCACCGCCGACGAGCGTGGCAGGGAGCCCGCCGCCCGGCGCGAGGCGCGCGAGGCGATCCGCCTCTTCTACATCGACGCCGCAGCCGCGCGCTTCGCCGCCGCCGTCGCCTCACCGACCCCCTTCGCCGAACGCCTCGTCCATTTCTGGGCCAATCATTTCGCCATCTCGACCGAAAAGCAGTTCGTGTCAGGCCTGGCGGGTAATTATGAGTTCGGCGCGATCCGCCCGCACATCATGGGCCGCTTTTCGGACCTGCTGATCGCCGCGATCCGCCATCCCGCGATGCAGCTCTACCTGGACCAGGTGCTCAGCGCCGGGCCCGACAGCCCCTTCGCCGTCCGCCAGAGCCGTCCGCGCGGCCGGCCGGGGCTCAACGAAAATCTCGCACGCGAAATCCTCGAACTCCACACGCTCGGCGTGCGCAGCGGCTATACGCAGGCCGACGTCACTGCTTTCGCCCGCGCGCTCACCGGCCTGTCGGTCGCCGGCCTCGGTCGCGGTGCGCTGCGCCAGCTGGTCCCCGACGGCTCGCAGCCCGGCGACAGCATCTATATCGCCGAGCGTCACCAGCCCGGCGAGCAGATGATCCTCGGCAGGCGCTACCCCGACACCGGCCCGCAACAGGCCGAAGCGGTGCTGCGCGACCTCGCGGCGCATCCCGCGACCGCGCGCCACATCGCGACCAGGCTCGCGCGCCATTTCACCGCCGACGACCCGCCACCGCCTTTGGTCGACCGCCTCGCCGCCGACTTCCTGCGCAGCGGCGGCGATCTCCCGTCGCTCTACCGCACCCTCATCGCTTCGCCCGAACCCTGGCAGGGCGGCCCTGCGATGTTCAAGTCGCCGTGGGACTGGGCGGTGTCGATGGCTCGCGGACTGCCCGTGCCGATGTTCGGCGAGCGCCAGAATGTCCCGGACCTCCTCGGCCAGCTCGGCCAGCAGATATGGCGGCCCGAATCGCCCGCGGGCTTTGGCGATACCGTCGCGACATGGGCCGGATCGGGCGGGCTGATGCAGCGCGTCGACCTCGCCAGCCGCATCACGGCCCGGATCGGCGATCGAGTCGACGCGCGCACGCTCGCGCCGCAAATCCTCGGCGACGCGCTCACCGCCGATCTGGCCGGGGCGATCGCAGGCGCCGACAGCCCGGCACAGGGTCTCGCGATGCTCTTCGCCAGCCCTGCCTTCTTGCGGAGATAG
- a CDS encoding N-acetyltransferase, which produces MAAHHQGPVTIHPVKTKADTREFVELAYRLNRGDPAWVPPLKGEVFDLLTPGKNPWYEHGKAQFFTARRDGRTVGRISAHIDTLALEQPAEQGMGPGTGNWGLLEAEDEEVARALLVTAEDWLRGQGMTRSLGPLSISIWDEPGLLIEGFDDIPTIMMGHNSPLYRGWIEGAGYNPVKQLLNYGVRVDDGFPPLVNRIVAAGEKNERIRIRKVNKKRFDAEAKLIMGLLNDAWSDNWGFVPLTDSEIAFIGKKLKDIVFEDLIRVAELDGEPVAFMIVLPNINELLIDMEGSLWPFNWARLLWWLRKPKSRTLRVPLMGVATKLQNSRMASTLAFMMIEFIRRDAVRDYGTQFGDIGWVLEDNQGMNAVAGAIEAKVNRVYQIYDKPLA; this is translated from the coding sequence ATGGCCGCACATCATCAGGGCCCCGTCACCATCCACCCCGTCAAGACCAAGGCCGACACGCGCGAATTCGTCGAGCTCGCCTATCGGCTCAATCGCGGCGATCCGGCGTGGGTGCCGCCGCTGAAGGGCGAGGTTTTCGACCTGCTGACCCCGGGCAAGAACCCCTGGTACGAACATGGCAAGGCGCAATTCTTCACCGCGCGCCGCGACGGCCGGACCGTCGGGCGCATCTCCGCCCATATCGACACCCTCGCGCTCGAACAGCCGGCCGAACAGGGCATGGGTCCGGGCACCGGCAACTGGGGCCTGCTCGAGGCCGAAGATGAAGAGGTGGCGCGCGCGCTGCTCGTCACCGCCGAGGACTGGCTGCGCGGCCAGGGCATGACACGATCGCTCGGCCCGCTGTCGATTTCGATCTGGGACGAACCCGGACTGCTGATCGAGGGCTTCGACGACATCCCCACTATCATGATGGGCCACAACAGCCCGCTCTATCGCGGCTGGATCGAGGGCGCGGGCTACAACCCGGTCAAGCAATTGCTCAACTATGGCGTGCGCGTCGACGACGGCTTTCCACCGCTGGTCAACCGCATCGTCGCGGCGGGCGAAAAGAACGAACGCATCCGCATCCGCAAGGTGAACAAGAAAAGGTTCGACGCCGAGGCGAAGCTCATCATGGGGCTGCTCAACGACGCCTGGTCGGACAATTGGGGCTTCGTCCCGCTCACCGACAGCGAGATCGCCTTCATTGGCAAAAAGCTCAAAGACATCGTCTTCGAGGACCTGATCCGCGTCGCCGAACTCGACGGCGAACCCGTCGCGTTCATGATCGTGCTGCCCAATATCAACGAGCTGCTGATCGACATGGAGGGTTCGCTATGGCCCTTCAACTGGGCGCGGCTGCTCTGGTGGCTGCGCAAGCCCAAGAGCCGCACGCTGCGCGTGCCGCTGATGGGCGTCGCCACGAAATTGCAGAACAGCCGCATGGCGAGCACCCTCGCCTTCATGATGATCGAATTCATCCGCCGCGACGCGGTGCGCGACTATGGCACGCAATTTGGCGACATCGGCTGGGTGCTCGAAGACAATCAGGGGATGAATGCGGTCGCCGGGGCGATCGAGGCCAAGGTCAACCGCGTGTACCAGATCTACGACAAGCCCCTGGCCTGA
- a CDS encoding fatty acid desaturase family protein — MTTINPPADRLATPFVSGAAKIPKSAIADDKAMLRAASELTRDLVNPGARIYWTDFLVSTLLGYAGVAGAILSPSIGWAIVSAVIAVIALYRAGSFIHELTHIRKNALPGFRLAWNALVGVPMLIPSFLYEGIHSLHHNRTKYGTVEDPEYLPLALMKPWTVPLFVIVAAFAPIALLFRFAVLTPLSFLIPPLRKPVMERYSGLIINPLFRRRPPEGEFRRQWAWQEGGAWAWSTLLIAAGVLGWIPLRALLIFGAIASTTLVFNQIRTLVAHLWENDGGELTVTAQFLDSVNVPPPGILPEIWAPVGLRYHALHHLLPGVPYHALPEAHRRLKDALPADSQYHGANYDGLPGLVVRLVQGSARGGVA, encoded by the coding sequence ATGACGACGATCAATCCCCCCGCCGATCGGCTCGCGACTCCCTTCGTGTCCGGTGCGGCAAAGATCCCCAAGTCCGCCATTGCCGACGACAAGGCGATGCTGCGCGCGGCGTCCGAACTGACGCGCGATTTGGTGAACCCCGGCGCACGCATCTATTGGACCGATTTCCTCGTCTCGACCCTGCTCGGCTATGCCGGCGTTGCGGGGGCGATCCTGTCGCCGTCGATCGGCTGGGCGATCGTGTCGGCGGTGATCGCGGTGATCGCGCTCTATCGCGCGGGCAGCTTCATTCACGAACTCACGCATATCCGCAAGAATGCGCTGCCGGGCTTTCGCCTCGCATGGAATGCGCTGGTCGGTGTGCCGATGCTGATCCCCTCCTTCCTGTATGAAGGCATCCACAGCCTGCACCACAACCGCACCAAATATGGCACGGTCGAGGATCCCGAATATCTGCCGCTCGCGCTGATGAAGCCGTGGACGGTACCCTTGTTCGTGATCGTCGCGGCGTTCGCGCCGATCGCGCTGCTGTTCCGTTTCGCGGTGCTGACCCCGCTGTCCTTTCTGATCCCGCCGCTGCGCAAGCCGGTGATGGAGCGCTATTCGGGCCTCATCATCAACCCGCTGTTCCGTCGCCGCCCGCCCGAGGGCGAGTTCCGCCGCCAATGGGCGTGGCAGGAGGGCGGCGCCTGGGCCTGGTCGACCTTGCTGATCGCCGCGGGCGTGCTCGGCTGGATCCCGTTGCGCGCGCTGCTGATCTTCGGCGCGATCGCGTCGACCACTCTGGTGTTCAACCAGATCCGTACTTTGGTCGCGCATCTGTGGGAAAATGACGGCGGCGAACTGACCGTCACCGCGCAGTTCCTCGACAGCGTCAATGTGCCGCCGCCGGGAATCCTGCCCGAAATCTGGGCACCGGTGGGCCTGCGCTATCACGCGCTGCACCATCTGCTGCCGGGCGTGCCGTATCATGCGCTGCCCGAGGCGCACCGCCGCCTGAAGGACGCGCTGCCCGCAGATTCGCAATATCATGGCGCGAATTACGACGGCCTGCCCGGGCTGGTCGTGCGGCTGGTACAGGGTTCCGCGCGGGGCGGGGTTGCTTAA
- the lptG gene encoding LPS export ABC transporter permease LptG, translating into MHQLSFFPSRTMALYVGRLFLVRTFAILFALVLILQTLDLLGESGKILAVAGNGDAEVWRYVGMRIPQIIETFLPFSVLLGTILTLATLNQNSEVIAMKGAGMSAHQVLAPLFLAAFLVAGISFAFNERIVARSTGALAAWQKVQYAKVPIDNGVRSNIWVRAGNDLINAGTVQTGGPVVILNKVTIYERTGGVLSSILSADSARAVDGGWELTNAKRFLRRSGTIQPLGTIVAAKGVAPDQFTLAQVKGDQMPFLQLKSAIADLEAAGRPVDALKGVLWHKISGPLSAILMPLLGAVAAFGLARSGKLFVRAILGMALGFAYFVADNFALAMGDLGAYTPFLAAWGPFILFALIGEMILIRTEE; encoded by the coding sequence ATGCACCAGCTCTCCTTCTTCCCCTCGCGCACCATGGCGCTTTATGTCGGGCGCCTGTTCCTCGTCCGCACCTTCGCGATCCTGTTCGCGCTGGTGCTGATCCTGCAGACGCTCGACCTGCTCGGCGAGAGCGGCAAGATCCTGGCGGTCGCGGGCAATGGCGATGCCGAGGTCTGGCGTTATGTCGGCATGCGTATTCCGCAGATCATCGAGACCTTCCTGCCCTTTTCGGTGCTGCTCGGCACGATCCTGACCCTCGCGACGCTGAACCAGAACAGCGAGGTCATCGCGATGAAGGGCGCCGGCATGTCGGCGCATCAGGTGCTCGCACCGCTGTTCCTCGCCGCCTTCCTCGTCGCCGGCATCAGCTTCGCCTTCAACGAACGCATCGTCGCGCGTTCGACCGGGGCGCTCGCCGCCTGGCAAAAGGTTCAATATGCAAAGGTGCCGATCGACAATGGCGTGCGCAGCAACATATGGGTGCGCGCCGGCAACGACCTGATCAACGCGGGCACGGTGCAGACCGGCGGTCCGGTGGTCATATTGAACAAGGTCACCATCTATGAACGCACCGGCGGGGTGCTGTCGTCGATCCTGTCGGCGGACAGCGCGCGCGCGGTCGATGGCGGCTGGGAACTCACCAACGCCAAGCGCTTCCTGCGCCGCTCGGGAACGATCCAGCCGCTCGGCACGATCGTCGCGGCCAAGGGCGTCGCCCCCGACCAGTTCACGCTGGCGCAGGTCAAGGGCGACCAGATGCCCTTCCTCCAGCTCAAGAGCGCGATCGCCGACCTCGAGGCCGCAGGCCGCCCGGTCGACGCGCTAAAGGGCGTGCTGTGGCACAAGATTTCGGGACCGCTGTCGGCGATCCTGATGCCGCTGCTCGGCGCCGTCGCGGCGTTCGGCCTCGCGCGCTCAGGCAAATTGTTCGTCCGCGCCATCCTCGGCATGGCATTGGGCTTCGCCTATTTCGTCGCCGACAATTTCGCCCTCGCGATGGGCGACCTCGGCGCCTACACGCCCTTCCTCGCGGCGTGGGGACCGTTCATCCTCTTCGCGCTGATCGGCGAGATGATTTTGATACGGACCGAGGAATAG
- the lptF gene encoding LPS export ABC transporter permease LptF, producing MNRLPAIDRYIARLIFFPMLGTLVLSAMLLVLEKMLRLFDFVANEGGPVSVVWRMLANLIPEYLSLGIPIGLMLGILLAFRRLATSSELDVLKGVGMSFGRLMRVPYAFALALALLNLAIVGFIQPLARYAYEGLQFELRSGALGASIKVGEFNKLGERMTLRIEESSNEGRSLRGIFVRGEQKDGQSVSATAAQGQFLATDDPDTIILRLTRGVLIHESPKFAVPRVLTFDNHDLPIPLPKIDAFRTRGGADREKTIPELFVAGKDQREPLKTRLESRANFHFRIVEVVSMFLIPLIAIALAIPPKRSTSSLGIFLSIVLLVTQHKINEYAEDMGARGTVDPLIALWVPFLLFAGLAIWMYYTVAHVPGGQPIGALERVAAKAGQRIRGLITLFQRKPRAVSAAD from the coding sequence TTGAATAGATTGCCCGCCATCGACCGCTACATCGCGCGGCTCATCTTCTTCCCCATGCTCGGCACGCTGGTTTTGTCCGCGATGCTGCTCGTGCTGGAAAAGATGCTGCGGCTGTTCGACTTCGTCGCGAACGAAGGCGGCCCGGTCAGCGTCGTCTGGCGCATGCTCGCCAATCTGATCCCAGAATATCTGTCGCTCGGCATTCCGATCGGGCTGATGCTCGGCATTTTGCTGGCTTTTCGTCGCCTCGCGACGTCGAGCGAACTCGATGTGCTGAAGGGCGTCGGCATGAGTTTCGGGCGGCTGATGCGCGTGCCCTATGCCTTTGCGCTGGCGCTGGCGCTGCTCAACCTCGCGATCGTCGGTTTCATCCAGCCGCTCGCCCGCTACGCCTATGAAGGGCTGCAGTTCGAACTGCGTTCGGGGGCACTCGGCGCGTCGATCAAGGTCGGCGAGTTCAATAAGCTGGGCGAACGCATGACGCTGCGGATCGAGGAAAGCTCGAACGAAGGCCGCAGCTTGCGCGGCATCTTCGTGCGCGGCGAGCAGAAAGACGGGCAAAGCGTGTCGGCAACCGCGGCGCAGGGCCAGTTCCTCGCCACCGACGATCCCGACACAATCATCCTGCGGCTGACCCGGGGCGTACTGATCCATGAATCGCCCAAATTCGCGGTGCCGCGCGTCCTGACCTTCGACAATCATGACCTGCCGATCCCGCTGCCCAAGATCGACGCCTTTCGCACCCGCGGCGGCGCCGACCGCGAAAAGACGATCCCCGAACTGTTCGTCGCCGGCAAGGATCAGCGCGAACCGTTGAAGACCCGCCTCGAATCGCGCGCGAATTTCCATTTTCGCATCGTCGAGGTGGTGTCGATGTTCCTGATTCCGCTGATCGCGATCGCGCTCGCCATCCCGCCGAAACGATCGACTTCGTCGCTCGGCATCTTCCTGTCGATCGTGCTGCTGGTGACCCAGCACAAGATCAACGAATATGCCGAGGATATGGGCGCGCGCGGCACCGTCGATCCGCTGATCGCGCTATGGGTGCCCTTCCTGCTCTTCGCGGGCCTCGCGATCTGGATGTATTATACCGTCGCGCATGTGCCTGGCGGCCAGCCGATCGGCGCGCTCGAACGCGTCGCCGCCAAGGCCGGCCAGCGCATCCGCGGGCTGATCACGCTGTTCCAGCGCAAGCCGCGCGCGGTGTCGGCGGCCGACTGA
- a CDS encoding DUF2141 domain-containing protein, translating to MSKFVSTSLCIILLAVTGPAHAEGQVLSNDLSKCRSGPSTLVQISGLKAGTGRVRVQAYRATSADWLAKGRWINRIEVPVRAASMTVCVPLPAAGSYGIAVRHDVNGNGKTDLSSDGGGMSNNPSINIFNLGKPSYKKTAFAVGDAPKTISITMKYM from the coding sequence ATGTCGAAATTTGTATCGACGTCACTCTGCATCATTCTGCTGGCGGTCACGGGACCGGCACATGCAGAGGGGCAGGTCCTGTCGAACGACCTGTCGAAATGCCGGAGCGGTCCGTCCACCCTTGTCCAGATCAGCGGCCTCAAGGCCGGAACGGGCCGGGTGCGCGTCCAGGCCTATCGCGCCACATCGGCCGACTGGCTGGCCAAGGGCCGCTGGATCAACCGGATCGAGGTGCCCGTGCGCGCCGCGTCGATGACCGTGTGCGTGCCGCTGCCGGCCGCCGGCAGCTATGGCATCGCGGTGCGCCACGACGTTAATGGCAACGGCAAGACCGACCTGTCATCGGACGGCGGCGGCATGTCGAACAACCCGAGCATCAACATCTTCAACCTCGGCAAGCCGAGCTACAAGAAGACGGCGTTCGCGGTGGGCGATGCGCCAAAGACGATCTCGATCACCATGAAATATATGTAA
- a CDS encoding diacylglycerol/lipid kinase family protein, which produces MASVALLSNPRSTGNRALLPRVREICAAHPDIFHYEVEDVDQIGEAIRTIAMVSPRIIVVNGGDGTVQAALTELYSGDYFGGSPPPVAVLPNGKTNLIALDLGAEGDPLKALERVIELVETGRIEDHVIQRQLISLDSGGEARPVLGMFLGGAYLADVMLYCRNRIYPLGLPNGLSHVLAAVLGLFAMLLGIGGGRLPPKPQPMIVSLIRQGELHGKFSLLIVTTLEKLLLSIRTNDSPGPRGQMKLLAVERGAGALFRMLGATLRGTLGQNPLEGVHFQQGDEIRIEGERSNVILDGEIFIAKSGRPIVLTSTQPVPFLRLAA; this is translated from the coding sequence ATGGCCAGCGTCGCGCTCCTTTCCAATCCACGCTCGACCGGCAACCGTGCTCTGTTGCCGCGGGTGCGGGAAATCTGCGCGGCGCATCCCGACATATTCCATTATGAGGTCGAGGACGTCGACCAGATCGGCGAGGCGATCCGCACCATCGCGATGGTGTCCCCGCGCATCATCGTCGTCAACGGCGGCGACGGCACGGTCCAGGCGGCGCTGACCGAACTCTATTCGGGCGATTATTTCGGCGGTTCGCCGCCGCCGGTCGCGGTGCTGCCCAACGGCAAGACCAATTTGATCGCGCTCGACCTGGGCGCCGAGGGCGATCCGCTGAAGGCGCTCGAACGCGTGATCGAACTGGTCGAGACCGGCCGGATCGAGGATCATGTGATCCAGCGCCAGCTGATCTCGCTCGACAGCGGCGGCGAAGCGCGGCCGGTGCTCGGCATGTTCCTCGGCGGCGCCTATCTGGCCGATGTGATGCTCTATTGCCGCAACCGCATCTATCCGCTCGGCCTGCCCAACGGGCTGTCGCACGTTCTGGCAGCGGTCCTCGGGCTGTTCGCGATGCTGCTGGGAATCGGCGGCGGGCGGCTGCCGCCCAAGCCGCAGCCGATGATCGTGTCGTTGATCCGCCAGGGCGAACTTCACGGCAAATTCTCGCTGTTGATCGTCACCACGCTCGAAAAGCTGCTGCTCAGCATCCGCACCAACGACAGTCCGGGCCCGCGCGGCCAGATGAAGCTGCTCGCGGTCGAGCGCGGCGCCGGCGCGCTGTTCCGCATGCTTGGCGCGACCTTGCGCGGAACGCTCGGGCAAAATCCGCTCGAAGGCGTGCATTTCCAGCAGGGCGACGAAATCCGGATCGAGGGCGAGCGGTCGAACGTCATCCTCGACGGCGAGATTTTTATCGCCAAGTCGGGGCGCCCGATCGTCCTGACCTCGACCCAGCCGGTTCCCTTCCTGCGGCTCGCCGCCTGA